One genomic segment of Acuticoccus sediminis includes these proteins:
- a CDS encoding VirC2 family conjugal transfer protein, which produces MGIKLPGQAVPKWHELRDRIGTEKKLTGYDGDPVASAPDTPSGPPRAALRIAPAPEPADTTSKAEKGTEGPSSTTTATVVLKALVRFPEAGQSTLYDEAVAHYGEKRALRMTLRSALAAYDSALRAGAVTEALPAYLSRSDGIRVSRAMSAAGFAKASALFDPLDMMPPATLAGDICRNAIVWFFARK; this is translated from the coding sequence ATGGGCATCAAGTTGCCAGGACAGGCGGTGCCGAAGTGGCACGAGCTGCGCGACAGGATCGGAACCGAGAAGAAGCTGACCGGCTACGATGGTGATCCCGTCGCATCCGCGCCCGACACGCCCTCCGGTCCGCCAAGGGCCGCGCTCAGGATCGCGCCTGCGCCAGAGCCCGCAGACACAACATCGAAGGCCGAGAAGGGGACGGAGGGCCCATCCAGCACAACGACCGCCACGGTGGTCCTGAAGGCACTCGTGCGCTTCCCGGAAGCCGGACAGAGCACCCTCTATGATGAGGCCGTTGCTCACTATGGCGAAAAGCGCGCGCTCCGGATGACGCTGAGATCGGCGCTCGCCGCCTATGACAGCGCGCTGCGCGCCGGTGCCGTGACCGAAGCCTTGCCCGCATACCTCTCCCGGTCCGACGGCATCCGCGTCAGCCGCGCCATGAGCGCGGCAGGCTTCGCCAAGGCCTCCGCCCTCTTCGATCCCCTCGACATGATGCCTCCCGCAACACTCGCCGGGGACATCTGCCGCAATGCAATCGTCTGGTTCTTCGCGCGGAAATAG